The Leptospira sp. WS39.C2 genome contains a region encoding:
- a CDS encoding sensor histidine kinase, whose amino-acid sequence MIEDPLSLFKASLEGNDWGTAILVIDTKNKDFQFILKNSIFERLESDFDLLFFLKNKISNNDFNTEVIYKTDGKVLETSFGHFEFPSESNQKQYSKFFIRDITIKQKQEEEIAWRLRFELGVASSIQILIQKPSIRESLPQALYQLLYFTEMDSIFFLKYIANDENDKFEIWVNERKSTEYPLLPKKFQTINWRKEGINRWIHKLKKGKIIYLTKDKALPKEQWYFQESKAETILFIPVKFENQFLGIMGFQKYIPNFVIHHENLLIYQTVSRWMGLFVQRDKDLTELNRYKSTLESLILERTLDLTRTKEELERAYKAKTEFLAHVSHELRTPLNSIIGFSKLIQLPEEDVTGKEYLQYIYSGGTRLLKMINEILNLMKIESGQIKIQVSEFKPETICRQTLELIQPQANAKGMEIRFFPPIQSKNLRSDSGKIQQILLNLLSNAIKYGDHSYVEFHCEWSDEGVYFSIRDFGPGISEEDQKRIFHSFTRLNDDGKIEGTGLGLSISQGLAEKLGGKIELISHLGEGSTFTLKLSENYK is encoded by the coding sequence ATGATCGAAGATCCTTTGTCATTATTCAAAGCCTCTCTTGAGGGAAATGACTGGGGTACGGCAATCTTAGTAATTGATACTAAAAACAAAGATTTTCAATTCATATTAAAAAATTCTATCTTTGAAAGATTGGAATCTGACTTTGATCTTTTATTTTTCCTAAAAAATAAAATTTCCAATAACGATTTTAATACTGAAGTCATTTACAAAACAGATGGAAAAGTATTGGAAACGTCTTTTGGTCATTTTGAATTTCCATCAGAATCAAACCAAAAACAATATTCGAAATTCTTTATAAGAGATATAACAATCAAACAAAAACAAGAAGAAGAAATCGCTTGGCGACTTCGATTCGAGTTAGGTGTTGCCTCTTCCATTCAAATTCTCATTCAAAAACCATCGATTAGAGAGAGTTTACCACAAGCCCTTTACCAACTTCTCTATTTCACAGAAATGGATTCCATTTTTTTCCTTAAATACATCGCAAATGATGAAAACGATAAATTTGAAATTTGGGTAAACGAAAGAAAATCAACCGAGTATCCCTTATTGCCAAAAAAATTCCAAACCATCAATTGGCGAAAGGAAGGTATAAACCGCTGGATTCATAAATTAAAAAAAGGAAAAATTATCTATCTAACGAAAGATAAAGCCTTACCAAAAGAACAGTGGTATTTCCAAGAATCGAAAGCAGAAACAATATTGTTCATTCCCGTAAAGTTTGAGAATCAATTTTTAGGGATCATGGGATTTCAGAAGTACATTCCCAATTTTGTCATCCACCATGAAAACTTACTCATTTACCAAACAGTGAGTCGCTGGATGGGTTTGTTTGTCCAACGAGACAAAGATTTAACAGAACTCAATCGTTACAAATCAACTTTAGAGTCTTTGATTTTGGAAAGGACTTTAGACCTAACAAGAACAAAAGAAGAATTGGAACGCGCCTATAAAGCGAAAACTGAGTTTTTAGCACATGTCAGTCATGAGTTAAGAACTCCCCTCAATTCCATTATAGGATTTTCAAAACTCATCCAATTACCAGAAGAAGATGTCACAGGCAAAGAATACTTACAATATATCTACTCTGGTGGAACAAGACTCCTGAAGATGATCAACGAAATATTAAATTTAATGAAGATTGAATCCGGACAAATCAAAATCCAAGTATCCGAATTCAAACCCGAAACAATTTGCCGGCAAACTTTAGAATTAATCCAACCACAAGCGAATGCAAAAGGAATGGAAATTCGATTTTTCCCTCCCATCCAGTCCAAAAACCTAAGATCCGATAGTGGGAAAATCCAACAAATTTTACTCAACTTACTTTCGAATGCGATCAAGTACGGTGATCATTCTTATGTCGAGTTCCATTGCGAATGGTCGGACGAGGGTGTATATTTTTCGATTCGGGATTTTGGGCCAGGTATCTCAGAAGAAGACCAAAAACGTATTTTTCATAGTTTTACTAGACTGAATGATGATGGAAAAATCGAAGGTACAGGCCTTGGATTATCCATTTCGCAAGGTCTGGCAGAAAAATTAGGCGGGAAAATCGAACTCATATCACATTTAGGTGAAGGATCCACTTTTACTCTCAAGTTATCAGAAAATTATAAATAA
- the ispH gene encoding 4-hydroxy-3-methylbut-2-enyl diphosphate reductase: MLETVYLANPRGFCAGVKYAISYVEQAFLENPSKPLFVRKEIVHNQRVVEEMKKKGIQFINELSEVPDGATVVFSAHGVSPEVVKEATDRKMKIGDATCPLVTRVHKKARNIKDSHQIIYIGHKGHDEAIGTMGEAMMFLVESEEDVESLKGKIATDKPLTYLMQTTLSVADTKNIVKKIEEVFPFVEHPQKDDICYATTERQDAVQKMLEAVDAMLVIGAENSSNSVRLCQLAKKTRPASFQISKKEDVNPNHILSSGIKILGITAGASSPQVLVDEIVEEILKHFPNAKVSLYPESREDTMSFKLPKELLKQY, translated from the coding sequence GTGTTAGAAACGGTTTATTTAGCAAACCCACGTGGTTTTTGTGCAGGTGTCAAATATGCAATTTCTTATGTGGAACAAGCTTTTTTGGAAAATCCAAGCAAACCACTCTTTGTGAGAAAGGAAATTGTCCACAACCAAAGAGTTGTGGAAGAAATGAAAAAAAAAGGCATCCAGTTCATCAATGAACTAAGCGAAGTCCCAGACGGAGCTACAGTTGTATTTTCAGCCCATGGAGTCTCCCCAGAAGTTGTGAAAGAAGCCACGGACCGAAAGATGAAAATCGGGGACGCGACCTGCCCCCTTGTCACAAGAGTCCATAAAAAAGCTAGGAATATCAAAGATAGCCACCAAATCATCTACATCGGCCATAAAGGGCACGATGAAGCCATTGGAACCATGGGAGAAGCGATGATGTTTCTTGTGGAATCTGAAGAAGATGTAGAATCTTTGAAAGGTAAAATTGCTACTGACAAACCACTTACTTATTTAATGCAGACCACACTTTCAGTGGCAGACACCAAAAACATTGTCAAAAAAATTGAAGAAGTTTTTCCATTTGTAGAACACCCACAAAAAGATGATATTTGTTATGCGACAACTGAAAGACAAGATGCTGTTCAAAAAATGTTAGAAGCGGTCGATGCAATGCTTGTTATCGGTGCAGAAAATTCATCCAATTCTGTAAGACTTTGCCAATTGGCGAAAAAAACAAGACCTGCTAGTTTTCAAATTTCAAAAAAAGAAGATGTAAATCCGAACCATATCCTAAGCTCAGGAATCAAAATTTTAGGCATCACAGCTGGTGCATCCAGCCCACAAGTTTTAGTGGATGAGATTGTGGAAGAAATTTTGAAACATTTCCCAAATGCAAAAGTATCTCTTTATCCAGAAAGTCGTGAAGACACAATGAGTTTTAAACTTCCTAAAGAATTATTGAAACAATATTAA
- a CDS encoding flagellin: MIINHNVSAIFAHRTLKSNDANLSKDIEKLSSGMRINKAGDDASGLAVSEKMRTQIAGLRRAEQNTEDGMSLIQTAEGYLQETHEIVQRVRVLAVQAANGIYSEEDRQQIQVEVSQLVDEIDRIASQAEFNKMKLLTGAFARLNPTASMWFHIGANMHQRERVYIETMNTAALGLRNPTVLTFISLSTAGKANSVIGLCDDALRVISKQRADLGAYYNRMEHAAKGLMNAYENTQASESRIRDTDMAEQMTSFTRYQILTQAATSMLAQANMKSQSVMRLLQ; this comes from the coding sequence ATGATTATCAACCACAACGTAAGTGCGATCTTTGCACACAGAACTTTGAAGTCTAACGACGCGAACCTGAGCAAAGATATCGAAAAGTTGTCTTCTGGTATGCGTATTAACAAAGCCGGAGATGACGCATCTGGACTTGCAGTGTCTGAGAAAATGAGAACTCAGATTGCTGGTCTTCGACGTGCAGAACAGAATACTGAAGATGGTATGTCCCTCATTCAAACGGCGGAAGGATATCTTCAAGAAACACACGAAATCGTTCAACGTGTTCGTGTACTCGCGGTGCAAGCTGCGAACGGTATCTACTCGGAAGAAGATAGACAACAGATCCAAGTCGAGGTTTCACAGCTAGTGGACGAGATCGATCGTATTGCTTCTCAAGCAGAATTCAACAAAATGAAACTGCTTACAGGAGCATTTGCGCGACTCAACCCAACTGCTAGTATGTGGTTCCATATTGGAGCTAACATGCACCAAAGAGAGCGCGTGTACATTGAAACAATGAACACTGCGGCATTGGGATTAAGAAACCCTACGGTTCTTACTTTCATCTCTCTTTCGACTGCAGGTAAAGCAAACTCCGTAATCGGACTTTGTGATGATGCCCTAAGAGTGATCTCTAAACAAAGAGCTGACCTTGGTGCTTATTACAACCGTATGGAGCATGCTGCGAAAGGACTTATGAATGCTTATGAAAACACACAAGCTTCTGAGTCTCGTATCCGTGATACTGACATGGCTGAACAAATGACCAGTTTCACAAGATACCAAATCTTAACTCAGGCTGCTACATCAATGCTTGCGCAAGCAAACATGAAGTCTCAGTCAGTGATGAGATTGCTCCAGTAA
- the ilvA gene encoding threonine ammonia-lyase IlvA, which produces MQLEIDSAYEILKPIINHTPLQFHTRLSSVYGAKIYLKREDLQVVRSYKIRGAYNMIQSLTLEERKRGVVCASAGNHAQGVAYSCQLLQIFGVIYMPEVTPKQKIKQVRMFGGEFIEIKLVGDTFDECQKEAILFAKENQMSFIPPFDHSKIMEGQGTVGKEILSELSGIDYLFLPIGGGGLCAGVGTYFKKHSPSTKIIGVEPFGAPSMKEALNHGKPVVLDKIEKFVDGAAVKKVGDLTFPICQSVLDDLRLVPEGKVCTTILNLYNLDAIVSEPAGALSITALDDFRDQIQGKTVVCILSGGNNDIDRMQEIKERSLLYEGLKQYFIVRFAQKPGALKQFVNEILGPNDDIVRFEFIQKNNKESGPALIGIELKSKDDFQSLINRMKEYRLNFTVINEDENLFEYLI; this is translated from the coding sequence ATGCAATTAGAGATTGATTCCGCTTACGAAATTCTAAAACCTATCATCAATCATACCCCATTACAATTCCATACCCGTCTTTCTTCTGTCTATGGTGCTAAAATTTACCTCAAACGGGAAGACTTACAAGTGGTTCGCTCTTATAAAATAAGAGGAGCTTACAATATGATCCAAAGTTTGACTTTGGAAGAAAGAAAAAGAGGAGTTGTTTGTGCAAGTGCAGGCAATCATGCCCAAGGCGTAGCCTATTCTTGTCAATTACTCCAAATTTTTGGTGTTATTTATATGCCAGAAGTGACTCCCAAACAGAAAATCAAGCAAGTACGCATGTTTGGTGGTGAATTCATCGAAATTAAATTAGTCGGCGATACCTTTGATGAATGCCAAAAAGAAGCAATTCTTTTTGCAAAAGAAAATCAGATGTCGTTTATTCCTCCATTTGATCATTCTAAAATTATGGAAGGGCAAGGAACGGTTGGAAAAGAAATTTTATCAGAGTTAAGTGGGATTGATTATCTATTTCTACCGATCGGTGGTGGTGGATTATGCGCAGGAGTTGGTACCTACTTCAAAAAACATTCTCCATCTACTAAAATTATTGGAGTTGAACCCTTCGGAGCACCTTCCATGAAAGAAGCTCTCAATCATGGAAAACCTGTGGTCCTAGATAAAATTGAAAAATTTGTGGATGGGGCCGCAGTTAAAAAAGTAGGGGATCTCACCTTTCCAATTTGTCAATCCGTGTTAGATGATTTACGCCTTGTTCCAGAAGGAAAGGTTTGTACAACAATTTTAAACTTATACAATTTAGATGCGATAGTCAGCGAACCTGCTGGTGCTCTTAGCATTACCGCATTAGATGATTTTAGAGATCAAATTCAAGGGAAAACAGTTGTTTGTATCCTAAGTGGTGGAAATAACGATATAGACCGTATGCAAGAGATCAAAGAACGATCCTTACTTTACGAAGGTCTAAAACAATATTTCATTGTTCGTTTTGCGCAAAAACCGGGAGCACTCAAACAATTTGTGAATGAGATTTTAGGACCAAATGATGACATCGTTCGTTTTGAATTCATTCAAAAAAATAATAAAGAATCTGGACCTGCGCTCATTGGTATCGAATTAAAATCAAAAGATGATTTTCAAAGTTTAATCAATCGTATGAAAGAATATAGATTGAATTTTACTGTCATCAATGAAGACGAAAATTTGTTTGAATATTTAATTTAA
- the metW gene encoding methionine biosynthesis protein MetW, with protein MNIHTNEALGLDLKNRPDISYIANLIKPGERVLDLGCGYGELMLILKNKGVRVQGIEKDDKCIIQCVKKSLYVHHGDIDDGLKHHLDHSFDFVILNQTIQQTLNPGDIIKECLRIGKQVIIVFPNFSHWQIRTSILLSGKTPVTDLMPFHWYDTPNLHYLSGKDFEDFCEFERIKILHRAFFNRTRQIKLFPNLYATLALFVIRA; from the coding sequence TTGAACATCCATACAAATGAAGCACTGGGTTTAGACTTAAAAAATAGACCAGACATATCTTATATTGCAAATCTCATCAAACCTGGAGAACGAGTTTTAGATTTAGGATGCGGTTACGGCGAACTCATGTTAATTTTGAAAAACAAAGGTGTTCGAGTCCAAGGGATAGAAAAGGATGATAAATGTATCATCCAATGTGTGAAAAAAAGTTTATATGTCCATCATGGTGATATTGACGATGGTTTAAAACACCACCTGGATCATAGTTTTGATTTTGTCATATTAAACCAAACCATACAACAAACTTTAAATCCAGGTGACATCATCAAAGAATGTTTACGCATCGGGAAACAAGTCATAATCGTATTTCCAAATTTTTCTCATTGGCAAATCAGAACTTCGATTTTACTCAGTGGCAAAACTCCTGTGACAGATCTTATGCCATTCCATTGGTATGATACACCCAACTTACATTACCTTTCAGGAAAGGATTTTGAAGACTTCTGTGAATTTGAACGTATCAAAATATTACACAGAGCATTCTTTAACAGAACACGCCAAATCAAATTATTTCCAAATCTTTATGCAACACTTGCATTGTTTGTAATTCGCGCCTAA
- a CDS encoding homoserine O-acetyltransferase, which yields MPTSETNDFFHGSVGVVQTNIVTFESLTLEGGETITPLEIAYETYGTLNEKKDNAILVCHALSGDAHAAGFHEGDKRPGWWDYYIGPGKAFDTNRYFIISSNVIGGCKGSSGPLSKNGKTGSTFQSTFPFVSIGDMVNAQEKLVRHFGIHKLFAVAGGSMGGMQALQWSVAYPDRLKNCIVMASSSEHSAQQIAFNEVGRQAILSDPNWNQGLYTQDKRPSKGLALARMMGHITYLSDEMMREKFGRKPPKGNIQSTDFAVGSYLIYQGESFVDRFDANSYIYVTKALDHFSLGTGKELTKVLAKVRCRFLVIAYTSDWLYPPYQSEEIVKSLEVNAVPVSFIELNNPAGHDSFLLPSEEQDSILRDFLSATDEGGFF from the coding sequence ATGCCTACTTCCGAAACAAATGATTTTTTTCATGGATCAGTAGGTGTCGTACAGACAAATATTGTCACTTTTGAATCTTTAACACTTGAGGGGGGTGAAACCATCACTCCTCTTGAGATTGCCTACGAAACATACGGCACTCTCAATGAAAAAAAAGACAATGCTATTTTAGTTTGCCATGCTCTTTCGGGAGATGCTCATGCAGCAGGATTTCACGAAGGAGATAAACGACCTGGTTGGTGGGACTATTACATAGGTCCAGGCAAAGCATTTGATACCAATCGTTACTTTATCATATCTTCCAATGTGATTGGTGGATGTAAGGGATCGAGTGGACCACTTAGTAAAAATGGAAAAACGGGTAGTACTTTCCAATCCACTTTTCCCTTTGTATCTATTGGTGATATGGTCAATGCACAAGAAAAATTAGTGCGTCATTTTGGCATTCACAAACTATTTGCAGTCGCTGGTGGATCTATGGGAGGAATGCAAGCCTTACAGTGGTCAGTTGCATACCCTGACCGTTTGAAAAACTGTATCGTAATGGCTTCTTCCTCTGAACATTCTGCCCAACAAATTGCATTCAATGAAGTGGGAAGGCAAGCAATCTTATCTGATCCTAATTGGAACCAAGGTTTGTATACACAAGACAAACGCCCGTCCAAAGGATTAGCTCTCGCGCGAATGATGGGACACATCACGTATCTGAGTGATGAAATGATGCGTGAAAAATTTGGTCGTAAACCACCCAAAGGAAATATACAATCTACAGATTTTGCTGTTGGTAGTTATTTGATTTACCAAGGGGAATCTTTTGTGGATCGTTTTGATGCCAACTCCTATATCTATGTCACTAAGGCATTGGATCATTTTAGTCTGGGAACAGGAAAAGAACTAACAAAAGTTTTAGCTAAAGTTAGATGTAGGTTTCTCGTAATTGCATATACATCCGATTGGTTATATCCTCCCTACCAATCAGAAGAAATTGTAAAATCATTGGAAGTAAACGCTGTTCCAGTCAGCTTCATTGAATTGAATAACCCCGCTGGACATGATAGTTTTTTATTACCTAGTGAAGAACAAGATTCGATCTTACGTGATTTTTTAAGTGCGACCGATGAAGGAGGATTCTTTTGA
- a CDS encoding O-acetylhomoserine aminocarboxypropyltransferase/cysteine synthase family protein, translating to MPRQYKPETIALHGGQEPDPTTTSRAVPLYQTTSYVFKDTDHAARLFGLQEFGNIYTRLMNPTTDVLEKRVAALEGGVAALATASGQSAEMLALLNIVEAGQEIVASSSLYGGTYNLLHYTFPKLGIKVHFVDASNPENFKKASNDKTRAFYAETLGNPKLDTLDIAAVSKVAKEVGVPLVIDNTMPSPYLVNPLKHGADIVVHSLTKFLGGHGTSIGGIIIDGGSFNWGNGKFKNFTEPDPSYHGLKFWDVFGKFEPFGGVNIAFILKARVQGLRDLGPAISPFNAWQILQGVETLPLRMERHSYNALKVAEFLQKHPKIEWVNYPGLPTDKNYATAKKYHERGLFGAIVGFEIKGGVDKAKKFIDGLELFSLLANIGDAKSLAIHPASTTHQQLTGEEQISAGVTPGFVRLSVGLENLDDILVDLEEALKNI from the coding sequence ATGCCACGTCAATACAAACCAGAAACCATCGCACTTCACGGAGGCCAAGAGCCAGATCCAACCACTACATCACGTGCAGTGCCTTTGTACCAAACTACGTCCTATGTTTTTAAGGACACTGACCATGCAGCTAGATTATTTGGTCTGCAAGAGTTTGGAAACATCTACACAAGACTTATGAATCCAACCACTGATGTGTTGGAAAAACGAGTGGCGGCTTTAGAAGGTGGAGTGGCAGCATTAGCCACAGCATCAGGCCAAAGTGCCGAAATGTTAGCATTACTCAATATCGTTGAAGCTGGACAAGAAATCGTAGCTTCTTCTTCGTTATATGGTGGAACATACAACCTTCTTCATTATACATTTCCGAAATTAGGAATCAAAGTTCACTTTGTTGATGCATCAAATCCAGAAAATTTCAAAAAAGCTTCCAATGATAAAACTCGCGCTTTTTATGCAGAAACTTTGGGAAATCCCAAACTCGACACGCTTGACATAGCAGCCGTTAGTAAAGTTGCAAAAGAAGTGGGAGTTCCACTCGTTATTGATAACACAATGCCTTCACCATATTTAGTGAACCCACTGAAACATGGTGCAGATATAGTTGTACATTCATTAACCAAGTTTCTAGGAGGACATGGAACATCGATTGGAGGTATCATCATCGATGGAGGAAGTTTTAATTGGGGGAATGGAAAATTTAAAAACTTTACGGAACCAGATCCTTCCTATCATGGACTCAAATTTTGGGATGTATTTGGAAAATTTGAACCATTTGGCGGAGTCAACATTGCATTTATTCTGAAAGCACGTGTGCAAGGATTACGTGACCTTGGTCCTGCAATCTCACCTTTCAATGCATGGCAAATTTTACAAGGAGTGGAAACTCTCCCTCTTAGAATGGAACGTCATTCTTATAATGCATTAAAAGTAGCTGAATTTTTGCAAAAACACCCAAAAATAGAATGGGTCAATTACCCAGGGCTCCCTACTGACAAAAATTATGCGACTGCAAAAAAATACCATGAACGTGGACTGTTTGGAGCAATCGTAGGTTTTGAAATTAAAGGTGGAGTGGATAAAGCAAAAAAATTCATTGATGGTCTTGAACTTTTTAGCTTACTCGCTAACATCGGTGATGCGAAATCTTTGGCAATACACCCTGCTTCAACAACACACCAACAATTAACTGGTGAAGAACAAATCTCTGCTGGAGTAACTCCAGGATTTGTCCGTCTCAGCGTTGGTTTAGAAAACCTTGATGACATTCTTGTAGACTTAGAAGAGGCATTAAAAAATATCTGA
- a CDS encoding RsmE family RNA methyltransferase translates to MNWVIVPKEELHNNNSVILRDGRFIHIKTILKKEVGETIQVVVPNLGNFTFLISELKDTEVKIQLKENISFLFSRLKSNCFFSLPRPQTTKKILHLAGAYGINSLSFFATETKNKEYWTSPIYTNEWEKEIYTGMSQTGNFHNPSIKFGQKENWRTYLESWEGDVFILDRSGNLDVKELIQTNISNDTSLFVFGPESGWKVMDMEFFQKQKFKIVSLGNINLRTEFAFSSLLYILFKN, encoded by the coding sequence TTGAATTGGGTAATTGTACCGAAAGAGGAATTGCATAATAACAATTCAGTGATCCTTCGCGATGGGCGTTTTATACATATCAAAACCATTCTAAAAAAAGAAGTTGGTGAAACGATCCAAGTCGTGGTTCCCAATCTCGGGAATTTTACGTTTCTCATAAGTGAGTTGAAGGATACAGAAGTCAAGATTCAACTGAAGGAAAACATTTCCTTTTTATTTTCGAGATTAAAATCCAATTGTTTTTTTTCTTTACCACGTCCCCAAACAACAAAAAAAATCCTTCACCTAGCGGGTGCATACGGTATCAACTCACTTAGTTTTTTTGCAACAGAAACAAAAAATAAGGAATATTGGACTTCCCCTATTTACACCAATGAATGGGAAAAAGAAATATATACTGGGATGAGCCAAACTGGAAATTTCCACAATCCTTCCATCAAATTTGGACAAAAAGAAAATTGGCGAACCTATTTGGAATCATGGGAAGGTGATGTATTTATTTTAGATCGAAGTGGAAATTTAGATGTAAAGGAATTGATCCAAACAAATATCTCCAACGATACATCTTTATTTGTTTTTGGACCCGAATCTGGTTGGAAAGTAATGGATATGGAATTTTTTCAGAAACAAAAATTTAAAATCGTAAGCTTAGGGAATATAAACCTACGGACAGAATTTGCTTTTTCATCTCTATTATATATTCTATTTAAAAACTAA
- a CDS encoding AAA family ATPase: MSNSTPALDFFKTKELFATELKQANYQFVQEKDETIFRFRQEAVGKEKILDSLGIVRNYIENFRIYNFEDGYLSLQTLGENLFEPQKNLSTRFRIRFSFKSDLKVECSKLGDFSTKEVQTIIHLFQFLKLDGGTTKDPRSILEPLGVEVYDPILEKAKGNELGFDSVFGYDSVKEQILESLVYPLKRPEPFLEITKLTRKKPTGNLPRAVLFEGEPGVGKTSMAKIVAHLCGVPMVYVPIESILSKYYGESSQNLAMVFDAAALFPKCMLFLDEIDSLATSREDGLFEATRNLLSVLLRKLDGFAEKTGTITIGATNRKDDLDSALLSRFDRKIRFPLPNREERTKILEGYAKQLSQNDREQVADLLEGASGRNLKDYCDYVERRWITKNWKELEQLTAPGLRFYLESFPDFGWKH, translated from the coding sequence ATGTCCAATTCTACCCCTGCTCTGGATTTTTTTAAGACCAAGGAACTTTTTGCTACGGAACTGAAACAGGCAAACTACCAATTTGTTCAGGAAAAAGATGAAACAATCTTTCGGTTCCGCCAAGAAGCAGTCGGAAAAGAAAAAATCTTAGATAGTCTTGGCATCGTACGCAATTACATTGAAAACTTCCGAATCTATAATTTTGAAGATGGTTATCTAAGCTTACAAACTTTAGGTGAGAATCTCTTCGAACCCCAAAAGAATTTATCTACAAGGTTTCGGATCCGTTTTTCCTTTAAATCAGATTTGAAAGTTGAATGTTCCAAATTGGGTGATTTTTCTACAAAAGAAGTCCAAACCATCATACATCTTTTTCAATTTCTAAAATTAGATGGTGGAACAACAAAAGACCCTAGGTCCATTTTAGAACCTCTCGGAGTGGAAGTATATGACCCAATCCTTGAAAAAGCAAAAGGAAACGAACTAGGTTTTGATTCTGTTTTTGGATATGATTCGGTAAAAGAACAAATCCTTGAAAGTTTAGTTTACCCTTTGAAACGACCTGAACCTTTCCTTGAAATTACAAAACTCACCCGAAAAAAACCCACAGGGAATCTTCCAAGAGCTGTTTTATTTGAAGGAGAACCAGGTGTCGGAAAAACGAGTATGGCAAAAATTGTCGCTCATCTCTGTGGAGTCCCCATGGTCTATGTTCCCATTGAATCGATATTGAGTAAGTATTATGGAGAATCTTCTCAAAACCTTGCAATGGTCTTTGATGCTGCCGCTTTATTTCCCAAATGTATGTTATTTTTAGATGAAATCGATTCCCTTGCAACATCCAGAGAAGATGGATTATTTGAGGCCACAAGAAACCTCCTTAGCGTTTTACTCCGAAAACTGGATGGATTTGCCGAAAAAACAGGAACCATCACAATTGGTGCAACCAATCGAAAAGACGACCTAGACTCGGCTCTTTTGTCACGTTTTGATCGAAAAATCAGATTTCCCTTGCCAAACCGTGAAGAAAGGACAAAAATATTGGAAGGTTATGCAAAACAACTCAGCCAAAATGACCGTGAACAAGTTGCTGATTTGTTAGAGGGTGCTTCGGGAAGGAATCTAAAGGACTATTGTGATTATGTGGAAAGGCGCTGGATCACAAAAAATTGGAAAGAACTGGAACAGTTGACTGCTCCCGGTCTACGATTTTATTTGGAATCCTTTCCAGATTTTGGATGGAAACACTAA
- the fliN gene encoding flagellar motor switch protein FliN → MGEGSLSQEDIDALLGGFSGGSTPAGGGSGGGGGGLDDLDALVGGGGGDDNGPSFADIAAALGPSATPAPTRGQSKSQSSSGNNTANLNLLLDVTLQLTIELGRTTMFIKDVLQLTEGTVVELDKNIGEELDILANGKLVGRGKLIVLDDYYGIQISQIVDPMERLGGPAFL, encoded by the coding sequence ATGGGTGAAGGTTCACTATCACAAGAAGATATAGACGCGCTACTCGGTGGATTTAGTGGTGGAAGCACTCCTGCGGGTGGTGGTTCTGGCGGAGGTGGTGGTGGCCTCGACGACCTCGATGCCCTAGTCGGTGGCGGAGGTGGGGATGATAATGGTCCATCTTTTGCTGACATTGCCGCAGCCTTAGGTCCAAGTGCAACTCCAGCTCCAACAAGGGGCCAATCAAAATCCCAATCCAGTTCTGGAAATAATACTGCAAATCTCAATTTATTACTCGATGTTACCTTACAACTCACGATTGAGCTTGGAAGGACCACAATGTTCATCAAAGACGTTTTACAACTCACAGAAGGAACCGTTGTCGAACTCGACAAAAACATTGGTGAAGAACTTGATATCTTAGCCAATGGGAAACTCGTTGGTCGGGGAAAACTCATTGTTTTAGATGATTATTATGGAATTCAAATTTCACAAATTGTAGATCCGATGGAACGCCTTGGCGGACCTGCTTTTTTATAA
- a CDS encoding GNAT family N-acetyltransferase, whose translation MELDHIGYQIERIKNPSESLQEDLWNKLHEFSVSKLGDKSLESKEFFAILVKEGETLIAASLCYLFFKGLNLQLLWVTESKRGQDLGTKLLKEIEREAQRLGATLVFGYSFGFQAPKFYTKLGYEEVGKIPNYPEGQNCYFLCKKLTMEST comes from the coding sequence ATGGAACTGGATCATATAGGTTACCAGATAGAAAGGATCAAAAATCCTTCAGAGTCTTTGCAAGAAGACCTTTGGAATAAATTGCATGAATTTAGTGTTTCAAAGTTAGGGGATAAATCTCTCGAATCGAAAGAATTTTTTGCCATTTTAGTGAAAGAAGGGGAAACTCTCATCGCAGCCTCTCTTTGTTATTTATTTTTCAAAGGGTTAAACCTCCAACTCCTTTGGGTAACTGAAAGTAAACGTGGCCAGGACTTAGGAACAAAACTTCTAAAAGAGATTGAAAGGGAAGCACAACGTTTGGGAGCCACTCTCGTGTTTGGGTATTCTTTCGGATTCCAAGCACCCAAATTTTATACCAAACTTGGATATGAAGAAGTCGGTAAAATCCCAAATTACCCAGAAGGCCAAAATTGTTATTTCCTTTGTAAAAAATTGACAATGGAATCTACTTGA